In one window of Corynebacterium incognita DNA:
- a CDS encoding YjiH family protein: MSGTAIQEFATTEEKAKAPWRFFLYSGLGIFAFFVPFPVGDTNTILLDHIVGWLKVGLGDAAKYVVWLIILAGAVVPFYTGTWRKSVARRVFAFLYIFAAIIATMLVFNFGPSVVFREELGPFLMNKLVIPVGLLIPVGAPFLGLLVGFGLMEFIGVFVQPIMRPLFKTPGRSAVDAVASFVGSYSLGLLVTDRVYKAGGYTSKEAAIIAAGFSTASATFMVVIAKALGLMSVWGLYFGATLIVTFIVTAIMVRVPPISSIPDEYYPGVTPTPEEAISGDRMKLAWLEAKHVLKNVPSLMRVLWENFRDGMLMTMQVLPGILSIGFLGLVLAYYTPIFEWIGYIFYPLLWVLQIPDTQLASEALAIGLSELFLPATIVADSPHDVTRILIAIVSVSQIFFFSSMVPSILATEIPLKIKDILAVWFIRVVLSVVVAAPFAYLIAMAL; encoded by the coding sequence ATGAGTGGCACCGCAATCCAAGAATTTGCAACCACTGAAGAAAAGGCCAAAGCACCCTGGCGCTTCTTTCTGTACAGTGGTCTCGGTATTTTTGCTTTCTTCGTCCCCTTCCCAGTTGGGGATACGAACACCATCCTTTTGGACCACATTGTCGGGTGGCTCAAGGTAGGGCTTGGCGACGCCGCGAAGTACGTGGTGTGGCTGATTATTCTGGCCGGCGCAGTGGTCCCTTTCTACACCGGTACGTGGCGTAAGTCTGTCGCTCGCCGAGTATTTGCGTTCCTCTACATTTTTGCCGCGATTATCGCGACTATGCTCGTCTTCAATTTTGGCCCGTCTGTGGTGTTCCGCGAAGAACTCGGGCCGTTCTTGATGAACAAGTTGGTCATTCCGGTAGGTCTTTTGATTCCCGTTGGTGCCCCATTCCTCGGCCTTTTGGTGGGATTCGGCCTCATGGAATTCATCGGTGTGTTTGTACAGCCCATCATGCGACCGCTATTCAAAACTCCTGGCCGGTCAGCCGTTGACGCAGTGGCATCATTCGTCGGCTCGTATTCTTTAGGTCTCCTCGTGACTGACCGCGTGTACAAAGCCGGCGGTTATACCAGCAAAGAGGCAGCCATCATCGCGGCTGGCTTTTCCACAGCCTCGGCGACCTTCATGGTGGTCATCGCCAAAGCACTCGGACTCATGAGCGTGTGGGGACTCTACTTCGGCGCGACCCTCATCGTGACTTTCATCGTCACCGCCATCATGGTTCGCGTCCCTCCAATCAGCTCTATCCCAGACGAGTACTACCCCGGGGTTACTCCCACCCCAGAAGAAGCCATTTCAGGCGATCGGATGAAGTTGGCCTGGCTGGAAGCGAAACACGTGCTCAAAAATGTACCAAGCCTCATGCGAGTGCTTTGGGAGAACTTCCGCGATGGAATGCTGATGACGATGCAGGTGCTCCCTGGCATCTTGTCTATCGGCTTTCTCGGGCTCGTCCTCGCCTACTACACCCCAATTTTCGAGTGGATAGGCTACATTTTCTATCCCTTGCTGTGGGTTCTCCAGATCCCTGATACTCAGCTCGCTTCAGAGGCGTTAGCAATTGGGTTGTCTGAGCTGTTCCTGCCCGCCACCATCGTGGCCGACTCACCGCACGACGTCACGAGGATTCTCATTGCCATTGTGTCGGTATCTCAGATCTTCTTCTTCTCTTCGATGGTCCCGTCGATTCTCGCCACCGAAATCCCACTGAAAATAAAAGATATCCTTGCTGTCTGGTTTATCCGCGTCGTGCTCTCGGTAGTGGTAGCTGCCCCCTTCGCCTACCTGATCGCAATGGCGTTGTAG
- a CDS encoding CaiB/BaiF CoA transferase family protein → MTTPTNTADPDHAASQKKSLEGIRVLDMSRVLAGPFCASILADLGADVIKIESPWGDDSRAVGPFFNGESAYYRLFNRSKKGITLDLKNPTDVSTFLELVKRADVLIENFRPGVMTKLGVSPEQLLAINPQLIVTSISGFGQTGSMAKAPAYDIVAQAMSGLMSVTGHDVTGPTRVGVSLGDLIPGLYGAIATLGALAERAHSHQGQHVDIAMFDSLVSILESVGMRAVHTDEEPKPEGNDHAMTVPFSTYQASDGPVVIAVLNEKLFGNLATAFDLDYMLEDPRFNSNDARRDNRALFRDLLEEKLSQYTTSEAIALLREHGVPTSPVQSVSEALHGPIGQERQVLAKEADDFTTLASPIRLTGSAAPSPAPKLGEHNHLIESWLAEPPRGFASAPYRKKEEQ, encoded by the coding sequence ATGACCACTCCAACCAACACCGCTGACCCCGACCACGCTGCCTCGCAGAAAAAGTCACTCGAGGGCATCCGTGTCCTCGATATGTCGCGAGTGCTCGCCGGCCCCTTCTGCGCCTCGATACTCGCGGATCTCGGCGCTGACGTCATCAAGATTGAATCCCCTTGGGGTGACGACTCTCGTGCGGTCGGCCCATTCTTCAACGGTGAGAGCGCGTACTACCGCCTATTCAATCGCTCGAAGAAAGGGATCACACTCGATCTCAAAAACCCCACCGATGTGTCCACGTTTCTGGAACTGGTGAAGCGTGCCGATGTCCTGATTGAAAACTTCCGTCCCGGAGTCATGACCAAACTTGGTGTTTCCCCGGAGCAGCTTCTCGCCATTAACCCGCAGTTAATAGTCACGTCCATCAGTGGGTTCGGCCAAACTGGCTCGATGGCCAAGGCCCCTGCGTACGACATCGTTGCCCAAGCGATGAGCGGGCTCATGTCCGTGACAGGACATGACGTCACCGGACCTACCCGAGTCGGCGTGAGTCTGGGTGACCTCATCCCAGGGCTTTATGGTGCCATCGCCACCCTCGGAGCTTTGGCAGAGCGAGCACACAGTCACCAGGGTCAGCATGTTGACATTGCAATGTTTGATTCCTTGGTGTCAATCCTAGAATCGGTCGGAATGCGTGCCGTGCATACGGACGAGGAACCGAAGCCCGAAGGCAACGACCACGCAATGACCGTTCCATTTTCCACCTATCAAGCTAGTGACGGCCCGGTTGTCATCGCGGTCCTTAACGAGAAACTCTTCGGCAACCTCGCCACCGCTTTCGATTTGGACTACATGCTCGAAGATCCGCGCTTCAACAGCAACGACGCCCGGCGCGACAATCGCGCACTATTCCGCGACTTGCTCGAGGAGAAGCTGTCCCAGTACACCACGTCCGAAGCAATCGCGCTGCTTCGCGAGCATGGCGTTCCCACGTCCCCTGTGCAATCCGTCAGCGAGGCCCTACACGGCCCTATCGGACAAGAACGCCAGGTGCTTGCCAAAGAAGCTGACGACTTCACCACCCTGGCGTCTCCCATTCGCTTAACGGGGTCTGCGGCCCCATCTCCTGCACCCAAACTGGGCGAACACAACCACCTGATCGAATCCTGGCTCGCTGAGCCCCCTCGTGGCTTCGCCTCCGCTCCTTACCGAAAGAAGGAAGAACAATGA
- a CDS encoding acyl-CoA dehydrogenase family protein, with protein sequence MGGRYPNGDFYFFESQLSPEELNILEKVKTWTREKVTPIANDYWNRAEFPFELIPSIQDLNIISLKRGQGYSGLLAGLVTAEIHRADASVGTFFSGQDGLFTGSVELLGSEEQKQRFLPDLYAVKKTGVFAITEPNAGSDVAKGMSTTAEKVEGGWIINGAKRWIGNATWSDYVCVYARDIADDQVKGFIVDTSTEGYAATLMQNRIALRAVQNADITLTNVFVPDENKLDKADSFKATNEVFKSARATVGWQAVGLQMGILDAVLEYLDERTQFGQKLSSFQINQSKVATIQGNLIASQSMMAQLNRLQEQGEDKNEHSALAKAHVTRMMRESAALGRELVGGNGIISDYKVGKHFCDAEAIYSYEGTYDINQLVVARSLTGESAFV encoded by the coding sequence ATGGGCGGCCGCTACCCTAACGGGGACTTTTACTTCTTCGAATCGCAACTTTCTCCCGAGGAACTGAACATCCTCGAGAAGGTTAAGACGTGGACCCGGGAGAAAGTCACTCCCATTGCCAACGACTACTGGAACCGTGCGGAGTTCCCTTTCGAACTCATCCCGAGTATTCAAGACCTCAACATCATCAGCCTGAAGCGGGGGCAGGGATACTCCGGCCTGCTCGCTGGGCTCGTGACCGCTGAAATCCATCGCGCAGACGCATCGGTGGGCACCTTCTTTTCTGGCCAAGACGGACTCTTCACTGGTTCCGTCGAGCTACTAGGCTCCGAGGAACAGAAACAGCGCTTCCTCCCTGATCTCTATGCGGTCAAGAAGACAGGAGTCTTCGCCATCACCGAGCCAAACGCCGGATCGGACGTGGCTAAGGGAATGTCTACGACCGCCGAGAAGGTCGAGGGCGGATGGATCATCAACGGCGCGAAGCGCTGGATTGGCAACGCCACCTGGTCAGACTACGTCTGCGTGTACGCTCGCGACATTGCCGACGACCAGGTGAAGGGGTTCATCGTGGACACCTCGACCGAGGGCTATGCCGCAACGCTCATGCAAAACCGTATTGCTTTGCGCGCCGTCCAAAACGCCGACATCACGCTCACCAACGTCTTCGTTCCTGATGAGAACAAGCTCGATAAGGCCGACAGCTTTAAGGCAACCAACGAGGTATTCAAGTCAGCCCGCGCCACCGTGGGTTGGCAAGCAGTAGGTCTCCAAATGGGGATTCTCGACGCCGTCTTGGAATACCTGGACGAAAGGACCCAATTCGGCCAAAAACTGTCGAGCTTCCAAATCAACCAGTCGAAGGTGGCAACCATCCAGGGCAACCTCATCGCCTCGCAGTCCATGATGGCCCAGCTGAACCGGCTCCAGGAACAAGGAGAGGACAAAAACGAGCATTCCGCCCTCGCGAAGGCACACGTGACCCGAATGATGCGCGAATCAGCGGCTCTGGGCCGCGAGCTCGTGGGCGGTAACGGCATCATCTCTGACTACAAAGTAGGCAAGCATTTCTGCGATGCAGAAGCCATTTATTCCTACGAGGGCACCTATGACATCAACCAGTTGGTCGTAGCACGTTCGCTGACCGGCGAATCTGCGTTCGTTTAA
- a CDS encoding dicarboxylate/amino acid:cation symporter encodes MSTRSATAPKSGLPSWATGFGAQVIAGLIIGLILGFVAAGMDAGAEEPGWLSSLLTGVGSAYVQLLKVMVPPLIFAAVVTSVANLRKVTNAANLAVSTLVWFAITAFLSVLVGIAVAVVMKPGVGTTVDAATAAEPSSVGSWTAFLQSIVPANFFGLSGYVDEGEVSLSFGALQLLVISLALGIAAVKAGEAADPFLRFTESFLKIIQVILWWIIRLAPIGTAALIGKAVATYGWDALSSLGKFVLAMYVGLALVIAVVYPLVLKVNSIPVIGFYKRVWPVFSLGFVTRSSIGVMPVTQRFSERAMGVPREYASFAIPLGATTKMDGCASVYPAIAAIFIAQFYGIDLSLTQYLLIILVSVIGSAATAGTTGATVMLTLTLSTLGLPLSGVGLLLAIEPIIDMGRTAVNVTGQALAATMVAKRAGIQDQEVWDSAEHGVSHIMNEENEDAADTAVRV; translated from the coding sequence ATGTCTACTCGCTCTGCTACCGCGCCCAAGTCCGGGCTCCCCTCGTGGGCCACTGGTTTCGGCGCCCAAGTTATCGCTGGCCTCATCATCGGCCTCATCCTCGGCTTCGTCGCCGCCGGGATGGACGCCGGCGCCGAGGAGCCCGGCTGGTTGAGCTCCCTACTTACCGGCGTGGGCTCCGCCTACGTGCAGCTACTTAAAGTGATGGTGCCGCCGCTCATCTTCGCCGCAGTGGTCACCTCCGTCGCCAACCTGCGCAAGGTCACCAACGCGGCGAACTTGGCCGTATCTACCCTCGTGTGGTTCGCGATCACCGCCTTCCTCTCCGTTCTCGTAGGCATCGCAGTCGCAGTTGTCATGAAACCGGGCGTGGGAACCACCGTGGACGCCGCCACCGCCGCCGAGCCTTCCTCGGTAGGCTCCTGGACCGCCTTCTTACAGTCCATCGTCCCGGCCAACTTCTTCGGCCTGAGCGGATACGTGGACGAAGGCGAAGTCTCCTTGAGCTTCGGCGCGCTCCAGCTGCTGGTCATCTCGCTAGCCCTGGGCATCGCCGCCGTCAAGGCGGGCGAGGCCGCGGACCCATTCCTGCGCTTTACCGAATCCTTCCTCAAGATCATCCAGGTCATCCTGTGGTGGATTATTCGCCTCGCCCCCATCGGCACCGCCGCGCTCATTGGCAAGGCCGTAGCGACTTACGGCTGGGACGCGCTGAGCTCCCTCGGCAAGTTCGTTCTGGCCATGTACGTCGGCCTCGCGCTGGTCATCGCTGTGGTGTACCCGCTGGTCCTGAAGGTTAACAGCATCCCGGTCATCGGGTTCTACAAGCGCGTGTGGCCGGTATTCTCCCTCGGCTTCGTCACCCGCTCCTCCATAGGCGTGATGCCGGTAACGCAGCGCTTCAGCGAGCGCGCCATGGGCGTCCCGCGCGAGTACGCGTCCTTTGCCATCCCCCTGGGCGCCACCACGAAAATGGACGGCTGCGCTTCGGTCTACCCGGCTATCGCGGCCATCTTCATTGCGCAGTTCTATGGCATTGACCTGTCCCTGACGCAGTACCTACTCATCATCCTGGTCTCGGTCATCGGCTCCGCCGCCACGGCGGGCACCACCGGCGCCACTGTAATGCTTACCCTCACCCTATCTACCCTGGGCCTACCGCTGTCGGGCGTGGGCCTCCTACTGGCTATCGAGCCCATCATCGACATGGGCCGCACCGCCGTCAACGTCACCGGCCAAGCGCTGGCCGCCACCATGGTGGCCAAGCGCGCCGGCATCCAGGACCAGGAAGTCTGGGACTCCGCCGAGCATGGCGTATCGCACATCATGAATGAAGAGAATGAGGACGCGGCGGACACCGCAGTACGGGTTTAA
- a CDS encoding lipoate--protein ligase family protein, with protein sequence MSNNTTEKPSNGADARHFELKAPGGKLIVVDLAIDPTTDTVAQAQISGDFFLEPEEAFEALSPALVGTPLSAATADIEARLDAALTRIDSEVHLHGFNTHNLAVTVKRALAGGTDFTDHTWEILRPGALPTPVNVALDEVLLNQVASGERGPTLRFWEWDDKAVVFGSYQSYSNELNQEGVDKHGITPVRRMSGGGAMFMEGGNCITYSIYAPDSLVAGYSYEASYEYLDQWVLAALAKHGVNAWYVPINDITSDGGKIGGAAQKRRRHAVLHHTTMSYDIDADKMMEVLRIGKVKVSSKGLASAKKRVDPLRRQTGVSREEIINTMATEFATRYGAQQAELSDADIAAAEQLVSEKYGTEEWTKRLP encoded by the coding sequence ATGTCGAACAACACAACAGAAAAACCCAGCAACGGCGCCGACGCACGCCACTTCGAGCTCAAGGCCCCCGGCGGCAAGCTGATTGTCGTGGACCTCGCCATCGATCCCACCACCGACACCGTGGCACAGGCCCAGATCTCAGGCGATTTCTTTCTGGAACCGGAGGAAGCCTTTGAAGCCCTCTCCCCCGCACTCGTGGGAACACCGCTATCCGCAGCAACCGCTGACATCGAGGCCCGCCTCGATGCCGCACTGACACGCATCGATAGCGAGGTTCACCTCCACGGCTTTAACACCCACAATCTCGCGGTCACCGTCAAGCGCGCCTTGGCCGGCGGCACTGACTTCACCGACCACACCTGGGAGATACTGCGCCCCGGCGCGCTGCCCACGCCCGTGAACGTGGCCCTCGACGAAGTCCTGCTTAATCAAGTCGCTTCCGGCGAGCGCGGGCCCACACTGCGTTTCTGGGAATGGGACGATAAGGCCGTGGTGTTCGGTAGCTACCAGTCCTATTCCAATGAGTTGAACCAAGAAGGTGTCGACAAACACGGCATTACGCCGGTGCGCCGCATGTCCGGTGGTGGCGCCATGTTCATGGAGGGCGGCAACTGCATCACCTATTCCATCTATGCGCCGGATTCTTTGGTCGCGGGATACTCCTACGAGGCCTCCTATGAGTACCTCGACCAGTGGGTGCTCGCCGCGCTAGCAAAGCACGGCGTCAACGCCTGGTACGTCCCGATTAATGACATCACCTCCGACGGTGGGAAGATCGGCGGTGCGGCCCAGAAGCGGCGTCGTCACGCAGTGCTGCACCACACGACCATGAGCTATGACATCGACGCAGACAAGATGATGGAGGTACTGCGCATCGGCAAGGTGAAGGTGTCTTCCAAGGGACTAGCCTCAGCGAAGAAGCGCGTGGATCCGCTGCGCCGACAGACTGGTGTGTCTCGCGAGGAGATCATTAACACTATGGCCACGGAATTTGCCACGCGTTACGGCGCACAGCAGGCGGAGCTTTCCGACGCCGACATCGCCGCAGCCGAGCAGTTAGTTTCGGAGAAGTACGGCACCGAAGAGTGGACGAAGCGCCTCCCCTAG
- a CDS encoding YjiH family protein: MESGAVGTHDSFLPPLPPRQPVSEPEFAAKLPGGTGAWRFYVLSAVGLLAVFVPFPANGALDVPVGHIVRLLVSRAPLLTDALVLLLCLYGVASAIHRRWKKKPTARTWVVIMQLLALTIAVLHVSGRLPQELTASSMVPFLWNEIAAKVAWLIPLGSLAVACLVGFGFLEFCGVLLDPVMRAVFRTPGRAVVDAATSFFGSYAVGIMVTDNVYRSGGYTARDAAIMATGFSTVSMSFMVVVIRALDLEHLALPFFTATVLSTLLATIVTVRIPPLSRVSTDFYEHADALPDTVVYTSRFQAAWRTALRVLDAAPGCHLVMWHFLRGAVCMAARVIPGILAVGTLALLVARHTPVFEWLGYFFVPVAWAVRLPEPVLAGEALAAGLAEMALAGWAVGAHDSVVLRFVVGVASISGVVFFSGVVPCVLASKIPLSIRDMVIVWLQRVVFTVFLVTPFANLYLVAPLV; the protein is encoded by the coding sequence ATGGAGAGTGGTGCAGTGGGTACGCACGACTCTTTTCTGCCTCCGCTGCCGCCGCGTCAACCGGTCAGTGAACCCGAATTCGCGGCGAAGCTACCTGGCGGCACCGGTGCGTGGCGCTTTTACGTTCTCTCCGCCGTAGGCCTCCTTGCGGTATTTGTCCCTTTTCCAGCAAACGGGGCCCTCGACGTCCCCGTCGGTCATATCGTGCGGCTTCTCGTGTCCCGTGCGCCGCTGCTTACCGACGCCCTGGTGTTGCTGCTCTGTCTTTACGGCGTGGCGAGCGCAATTCATCGCCGCTGGAAGAAGAAGCCTACAGCGAGGACGTGGGTGGTGATCATGCAGCTGTTGGCGCTAACTATCGCAGTGCTGCACGTGAGCGGGCGCCTGCCTCAAGAGCTGACGGCGAGCTCGATGGTGCCTTTCCTGTGGAATGAGATCGCCGCCAAAGTCGCCTGGTTGATCCCCCTTGGTTCGCTGGCCGTTGCCTGTCTCGTGGGTTTCGGCTTCTTGGAGTTTTGTGGAGTGCTCCTCGACCCGGTGATGCGCGCGGTCTTCCGCACCCCGGGGCGCGCGGTGGTGGACGCGGCGACGAGCTTCTTCGGTTCCTATGCCGTGGGAATCATGGTCACTGACAACGTCTACCGGTCTGGAGGGTACACCGCGCGTGACGCCGCGATTATGGCGACCGGGTTCTCCACGGTGTCCATGTCATTCATGGTGGTAGTCATCAGGGCCTTGGATTTGGAACATCTGGCGTTGCCGTTCTTCACAGCGACGGTCCTCTCCACGCTCCTCGCCACTATCGTCACCGTACGCATCCCTCCGCTGTCGCGGGTATCGACTGACTTTTACGAGCATGCCGACGCACTCCCCGACACCGTGGTGTACACCTCGCGCTTTCAAGCTGCATGGCGCACCGCGCTGCGAGTGTTGGACGCCGCGCCGGGTTGTCATCTGGTCATGTGGCACTTCCTGCGTGGCGCGGTGTGCATGGCCGCCCGGGTCATCCCGGGCATTCTGGCGGTGGGGACCTTGGCGTTGCTGGTTGCTCGCCATACTCCAGTTTTCGAGTGGCTGGGCTACTTCTTCGTCCCTGTGGCGTGGGCGGTGCGCCTGCCCGAGCCAGTCTTGGCCGGCGAGGCGCTCGCCGCCGGGTTGGCAGAGATGGCGCTGGCGGGGTGGGCAGTGGGAGCACATGACAGCGTCGTCCTGCGCTTTGTCGTGGGCGTGGCGTCCATCTCGGGAGTGGTCTTCTTTTCAGGAGTGGTACCCTGCGTCCTGGCTTCCAAGATTCCTTTGTCGATCCGAGACATGGTCATCGTGTGGCTCCAGCGAGTGGTTTTCACGGTGTTTTTAGTGACTCCCTTTGCAAACCTGTACCTTGTTGCGCCACTTGTGTAA
- a CDS encoding MerR family transcriptional regulator yields the protein MKIGEVSEATGISIPTLRHYDHVGLVSPSQRTAGGFRLYSELDFRRLKLIRRMKPLGFSLDDMRAYITASETLTAAASSQAAIDAQDVADAKKVKKNITERALQSYETLQRKLSYAKEFLADLDATPHSS from the coding sequence ATGAAAATCGGAGAAGTTTCAGAAGCTACTGGCATCTCGATACCCACCCTTCGGCACTACGATCACGTCGGACTCGTCTCCCCGTCCCAGCGAACCGCGGGCGGTTTTCGCTTATATTCAGAGCTAGATTTTCGACGCCTTAAACTCATTCGCCGAATGAAGCCACTAGGCTTCAGCCTCGACGACATGCGCGCCTACATCACCGCCTCTGAGACGTTGACAGCAGCCGCCTCCTCGCAGGCAGCTATCGACGCACAGGACGTTGCCGACGCAAAGAAAGTCAAAAAGAACATCACCGAACGCGCCTTGCAGAGCTACGAGACCTTGCAACGCAAGCTCTCGTATGCCAAAGAATTCCTTGCCGATCTCGACGCAACTCCCCACTCCAGTTAG
- a CDS encoding SulP family inorganic anion transporter: protein MSLSTVLRPQHNSDSLSVVSSFREAFSSPQRLRIEVLGGLAVALALIPEAIAFSIVANVDPAVGLYASALLAMVIALTGGRPAMISAATGAIALVVAPVAIQYGMDYLIATVLLGGVFQVLLGFIGVAKLQRFIPRSVMLGFVNALGILIFTAQLPHLVDVPWAVYPLVALGIAVMIFWPKFTTAVPAPLVTIVLVALVAIGSGAQVPQVSDMGQLPDSLPSFFVPDVPLTVETLRIIAPYSLGFAVVGLMESLMTAKLVDGITDTHSNKTRESIGQGIGNIVQSFFGGMGGCAMIGQTMINVKESGARTRLSTFVAGAALLAFLVFAGDVVGLIPMAALVGIMVMVSIGTVNWHSVHPRTLKLMPLSETITMLVTVIATLVTHNLAVGVILGVLTAMVMFARRVAHLVSVEKVVVGGQTATYRVTGQLFWASSNDLVYSFDYSDPSEHVVVDLTAAEIWDASTVATLDSIRHKYETRGATVEFIGLDGASKARLESLSGRLGEDG, encoded by the coding sequence ATTTCTTTGAGCACTGTTTTGCGACCCCAGCACAACTCCGATTCGTTATCTGTCGTCAGCTCTTTCCGGGAGGCGTTTTCCTCGCCCCAACGCCTCCGAATCGAAGTTTTAGGCGGCCTTGCTGTGGCTTTGGCGCTTATCCCTGAAGCCATCGCTTTTTCAATTGTCGCCAATGTTGATCCTGCCGTAGGCCTCTACGCCTCCGCGCTGCTCGCTATGGTCATCGCTTTGACGGGTGGGCGTCCAGCCATGATTTCGGCGGCAACTGGCGCGATCGCGCTCGTCGTGGCACCAGTTGCTATTCAATATGGGATGGACTACCTCATCGCCACAGTGTTACTGGGAGGAGTGTTCCAGGTGCTGTTGGGCTTCATCGGAGTGGCCAAACTGCAGAGGTTTATTCCGCGCTCGGTGATGCTCGGTTTTGTTAACGCCTTGGGAATCCTCATTTTTACGGCGCAACTCCCACATCTCGTAGACGTCCCCTGGGCCGTTTATCCTTTGGTTGCCTTGGGAATAGCGGTTATGATTTTCTGGCCCAAATTCACCACTGCGGTGCCTGCACCCTTGGTGACGATTGTGCTCGTCGCCCTTGTCGCAATCGGTAGCGGAGCGCAGGTGCCGCAGGTGTCGGATATGGGGCAGCTGCCGGACTCGTTGCCTTCCTTCTTTGTACCTGACGTGCCATTGACGGTAGAAACTCTCCGCATCATCGCGCCCTATTCCTTGGGCTTCGCCGTGGTGGGGCTCATGGAGTCTCTCATGACGGCCAAGCTAGTGGACGGTATCACGGATACACACTCGAATAAGACGCGCGAGTCCATCGGCCAGGGTATCGGCAATATCGTCCAGTCTTTCTTCGGTGGTATGGGCGGCTGCGCCATGATTGGCCAGACGATGATCAACGTCAAGGAGTCCGGAGCCCGAACCCGCTTGTCGACGTTCGTGGCCGGCGCAGCATTGCTGGCATTCTTGGTCTTTGCAGGCGACGTCGTGGGGCTCATCCCGATGGCAGCGCTCGTCGGCATCATGGTGATGGTGTCCATTGGTACGGTGAACTGGCACTCGGTGCACCCGAGGACACTCAAGCTGATGCCTTTAAGCGAAACCATCACGATGTTGGTCACGGTCATCGCGACGCTCGTGACACACAACCTGGCCGTGGGGGTCATCCTGGGCGTGCTTACCGCGATGGTGATGTTCGCACGCCGTGTCGCGCACTTGGTCTCCGTGGAAAAGGTCGTCGTGGGAGGACAAACTGCTACTTACCGGGTGACTGGCCAGCTGTTCTGGGCATCCTCCAACGACCTGGTCTATAGCTTTGACTACTCCGACCCCTCTGAGCATGTCGTTGTTGATCTCACCGCTGCGGAGATCTGGGACGCGTCGACGGTGGCCACGCTGGATTCTATCCGCCACAAGTATGAAACTCGTGGCGCCACGGTCGAATTCATCGGACTTGACGGCGCCAGCAAGGCCCGACTCGAGTCTCTCAGCGGAAGGCTGGGGGAGGACGGCTAG
- the hutG gene encoding formimidoylglutamase: MNDSPASANNTTSSAPLYSPAQPWEGRNDGPGAEHARWHSVVRTDDVFSSASGTDSTPEAPGVPADKVAVLGFASDEGVRRNHGRAGAVAGPEHLRAALGGLAVHDSFPRYDAGTVTTQGTDLEGAHEELSNRVEALYRQGFLTVVLGGGHETAFGSHRGAYRGNEEQPLGIINLDAHFDLRAADQPTSGTPFLQIAQLVGRGFDYSVAGISKPNNTAALFATAKKLGVRVVLDEDLADMPIKEAAALARQMASGKDALHLSIDLDVLAASVAPGVSAPAALGVSLEHIRAMAIAIAKTGKLRLVDVVELNPSFDIDERTAKVAARLIDDIVTAHASASQR, translated from the coding sequence ACGCGCGCTGGCACTCGGTCGTGCGCACAGACGACGTCTTTTCCTCTGCCTCCGGCACGGACTCAACCCCCGAAGCCCCCGGAGTCCCAGCGGACAAGGTGGCGGTTTTAGGCTTTGCCTCCGACGAGGGGGTACGCCGCAACCACGGACGCGCTGGCGCGGTGGCTGGTCCCGAGCACCTGCGCGCGGCCCTGGGCGGATTGGCGGTGCACGATTCTTTCCCGCGCTACGACGCGGGCACCGTGACTACGCAGGGCACTGACCTCGAAGGCGCGCACGAGGAACTGTCGAACCGCGTGGAGGCGCTCTACCGCCAAGGCTTCCTCACGGTGGTCCTGGGCGGCGGACACGAAACCGCTTTTGGCTCCCATCGGGGCGCCTACCGCGGCAATGAGGAGCAGCCGCTGGGCATTATCAACTTGGATGCGCACTTCGATCTCCGCGCGGCAGATCAACCCACTTCTGGTACCCCGTTCTTGCAGATCGCACAGCTGGTGGGCCGGGGCTTCGACTACAGCGTGGCGGGTATTTCCAAGCCCAATAACACCGCGGCGCTGTTCGCCACCGCTAAGAAGCTCGGGGTGCGCGTGGTGTTGGATGAGGATCTGGCAGATATGCCCATCAAGGAGGCCGCGGCACTAGCCCGTCAGATGGCCAGCGGCAAGGACGCTCTCCACCTGAGCATCGACCTCGATGTCTTGGCCGCGAGCGTCGCACCGGGTGTGTCCGCCCCAGCCGCGCTCGGTGTGTCTCTGGAACACATCCGTGCGATGGCCATCGCCATTGCCAAGACGGGCAAACTCCGGCTTGTCGACGTCGTCGAGCTCAACCCCTCCTTCGACATCGACGAGCGCACAGCCAAGGTGGCGGCGCGCCTCATCGATGACATCGTCACCGCCCACGCCTCCGCCAGCCAGCGCTAG